Proteins encoded within one genomic window of Hevea brasiliensis isolate MT/VB/25A 57/8 chromosome 8, ASM3005281v1, whole genome shotgun sequence:
- the LOC110645305 gene encoding protein disulfide isomerase-like 1-3 — protein sequence MATTTRIVLLLFTSIFFLFTLFCFTPFSHFSSPIVAKALSFFHHNADDAEAEAVSSISVDQHHGQSIISPAVDEKDVVVLTKNNFSDFVNRNQYVMLNFYAPWSYWSQKLAPEYAAAATMLKGKVVLAKIDATQETELARKFNIRGYSTVYLSVGGVRKVRYFEERTRDAISNWVNKKLNNTVENVTTVYKAYRILDAEPMMVLGFLDTLQGPHSEELAAVSKLHIDVKFYQTSNVDVAVLFHIDPQIKRPALIMRKRECVKYSHFDYEGQFTRLAIADFVSVKKLPSVITFTEEDASNIFENPMKKLWLFTPQRSWKVLCIFKEAANAFKGKLLFVHVEIGDELSAGRRLSHEFGLTEGSPTVVAYYKKNGVVKKHIYDGELSLYGIKSFAEEFMEDKFLIKAEPAVKTVIRLPLHSHASDPSSIPPAY from the exons ATGGCGACGACAACAAGAATTGTCCTCCTTCTCTTCACTTCAATCTTCTTTCTCTTCACACTCTTCTGCTTTACACCTTTCTCTCACTTCTCTTCACCAATTGTTGCAAAAGCTCTTTCTTTCTTTCACCACAACGCAGACGATGCCGAAGCTGAAGCTGTTTCTTCAATCTCCGTCGACCAACATCATGGTCAGAGCATTATCTCCCCCGCAGTCGATGAAAAGGATGTGGTGGTGTTGACCAAGAACAACTTTAGCGACTTTGTTAATAGAAATCAGTATGTAATGCTGAATTTCTACGCACCTTGGAGCTATTGGAGTCAGAAGCTGGCACCGGAATATGCTGCGGCTGCTACCATGTTGAAGGGTAAGGTTGTTCTTGCAAAAATCGATGCTACTCAAGAAACAGAGTTGGCGAGGAAGTTCAATATTCGAGGGTATTCCACTGTGTATCTTTCAGTTGGTGGAGTTCGCAAGGTTCGTTATTTCGAAGAAAGAACCAG GGATGCTATTTCAAATTGGGTTAATAAGAAGCTTAACAATACCGTCGAAAACGTGACAACAGTTTATAAGGCATATCGTATACTAGACGCTGAACCTATGATGGTTTTGGGATTCCTAGACACTTTACAG GGTCCACATAGTGAGGAGCTTGCTGCTGTCTCAAAACTGCATATTGATGTCAAGTTCTATCAAACTAGCAATGTTGATGTTGCTGTGTTGTTCCACATTGACCCCCAAATCAAACGCCCTGCTCTGATCATGAGGAAAAGAGAATGTGTAAAGTATAGCCACTTTGATTATG AAGGTCAATTCACCAGATTGGCAATAGCTGACTTTGTATCTGTAAAAAAGCTTCCTTCAGTGATCACTTTCACAGAAGAGGATGCTTCAAATATTTTTGAGAATCCAATGAAAAAG TTGTGGCTCTTCACTCCTCAAAGATCATGGAAGGTTTTATGCATATTCAAAGAGGCGGCAAATGCTTTCAAAGGAAAG CTTCTCTTTGTACATGTGGAAATTGGAGATGAATTGTCCGCCGGAAGGCGGCTTTCTCATGAATTTGGCCTCACCGAAGGTTCTCCAACA GTtgttgcttattacaaaaaaaaTGGGGTTGTCAAGAAGCATATATACGATGGTGAATTGAGCTTGTATGGCATTAAG TCATTTGCAGAGGAGTTTATGGAAGACAAGTTTCTGATCAAAGCAGAACCAGCTGTGAAGACAGTTATTAGACTTCCATTACACTCTCATGCGTCTGATCCAAGCTCCATTCCTCCTGCATATTAG
- the LOC131182150 gene encoding protein disulfide isomerase-like 1-3 — protein sequence MSVRRFLILLFFTILRLFTISSWLSPFNIYLSIVILANGLSFTYHYLNYGGFSTSWKPYHRERWWKLWLRSMWATIGEKDVAVLTDNNFSDFVGRNQYVMLNFYEHRCEWCWKLAPEYAAAATMLKGKAVLAKIDSKETKLAMKFKVTGWPTLYLLIGGAHKVLYDSKNRTRDAIANWVNQIMNITVQNVTTNEEAERILSQAIKSVTVLGLLDTLEAVLRQETSPSSNGSIQDHLVGTPSSSFPC from the exons ATGTCAGTAAGAAGATTTCTCATCCTCCTCTTCTTTACAATCCTTCGTCTCTTCACAATCTCCTCCTGGCTCTCTCCTTTCAATATTTACTTGTCAATAGTAATTCTTGCAAACGGCCTTTCATTCACATACCATTACTTGAATTACGGTGGCTTTTCAACCTCCTGGAAACCATATCATAGGGAGAGGTGGTGGAAGCTTTGGCTGCGGAGCATGTGGGCCACGATTGGCGAGAAGGATGTGGCGGTTTTGACAGACAATAACTTCAGCGATTTCGTTGGCAGAAATCAGTATGTGATGTTGAATTTCTATGAGCATAGGTGCGAATGGTGTTGGAAGCTGGCACCGGAATATGCTGCGGCTGCTACCATGTTGAAGGGTAAGGCCGTTCTTGCAAAAATCGATTCCAAAGAGACAAAGTTGGCGATGAAGTTCAAGGTTACTGGATGGCCCACTTTATACTTATTGATCGGTGGAGCTCACAAGGTTCTTTATGACTCTAAGAATCGGACCAG GGATGCTATTGCTAATTGGGTGAATCAGATAATGAACATCACTGTTCAAAATGTCACAACAAATGAGGAGGCAGAACGAATATTATCACAAGCAATAAAATCTGTGACGGTTTTGGGATTGCTGGACACTTTAGAG GCGGTACTCAGACAG GAAACCTCTCCTTCCTCAAATGGATCCATACAAGATCACTTGGTTGGAACACCGTCTTCTTCCTTCCCTTGTTAG